The region GAAGAATCGCACGCGAACTGGGACGACTCATGGCGGCGGACGGACACGATGTTGCCGGCCTGATCCGTAACCCGGACCAGGCAACGGACCTGGAAGCGGACGGCGTCGCACCGGTGGTGCTGGACCTGGAGAACAGCACCCTGGAGGACGTAGTACAGGTCCTCACCGGTGCGGATGCGGCCGTCTTTGCCGCCGGCGCCGGACCCGGAAGCGGTGCTGCCCGCAAGGACACCGTGGACCGTGCCGCCGCCGTACTGCTGGCCGACGCCGCCGAGCAGGCAGGAGCCGGCCGGTTCCTCCAGGTCTCCTCCGGCGGCCTCGACGCCGTCCGAGGCGGCGCCCGCCCGGAGTCGATGGACGAGGTGATGTACGCCTACCTGGTGGCCAAGCTCGCCGCCGAAGAAGACCTGATGGCACGCAGCCAGCTGGACTGGACAATTGTCCGGCCGGGCATCCTGACCAACGACGCCCCCATCGGCCTGGTGGAACTCGCCCCGGAGGTAGACCGGGAGTCCATCCCGCGGCAGGACGTCGCCGCCGTCCTCGCCGAGCTGCTGAAGACCGGCAACGGCGTCCACCAGGCGCTGGGCCTGGTCTCCGGGACCACGCCTGTTCCCGACGCCGTGCAGGCACTGCAGCCGGCCCGCTAGTTCCGGGTACCGGCTTCCCCGGCTTCACTGGCTTGCCCCCGGCTTCCCCGGCGCGCGGCAATGCGGAAGGCCGCCGGGCTGCGGGATACTGGAGGCATGCAGCCTTCCGACTCGATCTCCTCTGAACACGACTACGTCCGTTCCCGCCGGCCCGGTTCGGACCATCTGCCCCGGCGGGTGGTCCTGCTCGGTTCCACCGGGTCGATTGGAACGCAGGCCATCGACGTGGCCGACGGCGCACCGGAGCGGTTCCGCATTGTGGCGCTGGCCGCCGGCGGGTCCAACCCGGAGCTCCTGGCCCGGCAGGCCGTGCACACCCGGGCAGAGGCGGTAGGCTGCGCCGCCGTCGACCTGCCCACCCTGCACCGGCACATCTCCGACGCTGCCGCCGCCGCCGGCATCACCGGATATACACCTGAACTGTTTGTTGGAAAGTCCGCGGCCACCGCAATCGCCGCCTGGACCGAAGCCGACGTCGTGCTCAACGGCATCACCGGGTCGATCGGGCTGGAACCCACGCTGGCGGCGCTGGCCGCCGGGCACCTGCTGGCCCTGGCGAACAAGGAATCCCTCATCGTGGGCGGAGAGCTGGTCAAGCGTGCCGCTGCTCCCGGGCAGCTGGTTCCGGTGGACTCCGAGCATTCGGCACTCGCCCAGGCCCTGCGCTCAGGCACCCACGGCGAAGTGGACCGGCTGGTGGTGACGGCCTCGGGCGGTCCGTTCCGCGGGCGCAAGCGCGCCGAACTGGCGGACGTCACGCCGGAACAGGCACTGGCCCACCCGACCTGGAACATGGGCCGGGTGATCACCACCAACTCGGCCAGCATGGTCAACAAGGCGCTGGAAGTCATTGAGGCCCACCTGCTGTTCGACATCCCGCTGGACCGGATCGACGTCGTCGTCCATCCGCAGTCCATGGTGCATTCCATGGTGCAGTTCGTGGACGGCTCCACCATTGCCCAGGTCTCGCCGCCGGATATGCGGCTGCCGATCGCGCTGGGCATGGGCTGGCCGCACCGGGTGCCCGGCGCCGCACAGCCCTGCGACTGGACCCAGGCCACCGAATGGACTTTCGAGCCCCTGGATGAGGAAGCCTTCCCAGCCGTCGCGCTGGCCAAGCAGGCGGCCGCTGCCGGGGGCACGCGCATGGCCGTCTACAACGCTGCCAACGAGGAAGCCGTGGACGCCTTCCACGACGGATTGATCGGGTTCACAGACATCGTTGATACGATCGCCGCCGTACTTGAGGAAGCCCCGGACTCGGGGCCGCTCACCCTCCAGTCGCTGCTGGCGGCGGAGGAGTGGGCACGTGCCGCCGCGCGGAAGCGTTGTGGAAGATGACAAGAGCCGCAGTTGAACTGAAGGAAGCCCGTTGACCATTCTGCTTTTCATCCT is a window of Arthrobacter sp. zg-Y1171 DNA encoding:
- a CDS encoding NAD(P)-binding oxidoreductase, translating into MRIVIAGAHGRIARELGRLMAADGHDVAGLIRNPDQATDLEADGVAPVVLDLENSTLEDVVQVLTGADAAVFAAGAGPGSGAARKDTVDRAAAVLLADAAEQAGAGRFLQVSSGGLDAVRGGARPESMDEVMYAYLVAKLAAEEDLMARSQLDWTIVRPGILTNDAPIGLVELAPEVDRESIPRQDVAAVLAELLKTGNGVHQALGLVSGTTPVPDAVQALQPAR
- the dxr gene encoding 1-deoxy-D-xylulose-5-phosphate reductoisomerase, with product MQPSDSISSEHDYVRSRRPGSDHLPRRVVLLGSTGSIGTQAIDVADGAPERFRIVALAAGGSNPELLARQAVHTRAEAVGCAAVDLPTLHRHISDAAAAAGITGYTPELFVGKSAATAIAAWTEADVVLNGITGSIGLEPTLAALAAGHLLALANKESLIVGGELVKRAAAPGQLVPVDSEHSALAQALRSGTHGEVDRLVVTASGGPFRGRKRAELADVTPEQALAHPTWNMGRVITTNSASMVNKALEVIEAHLLFDIPLDRIDVVVHPQSMVHSMVQFVDGSTIAQVSPPDMRLPIALGMGWPHRVPGAAQPCDWTQATEWTFEPLDEEAFPAVALAKQAAAAGGTRMAVYNAANEEAVDAFHDGLIGFTDIVDTIAAVLEEAPDSGPLTLQSLLAAEEWARAAARKRCGR